The genome window AGGCATTGGCGTCTACGGCAACGCAACCGGCAATGCCAGCGGCGCCAACTATCCCATTGGCGTGCTTGGACACGCGTTCCAGGGCACGGCGATCAAAGGCGTGCTGGATGAACCCGCTGGAGGGCAATCCGCCATCCTCGGCCACACCAACGGAACCAGTGCCATCTACACCAACTTCCAGAGCGACAGCCTCGCCGCAGGCGTTTGGGGAGATGTCGCTTCAATCGCCGGACTAACCCCTATGGCCATCGCCGGCACCACCGATGACGGTTATGCAGGAGTATTCGAAAACAACAGCACAATATGGCCGACACTTTTCATCTACAACGGCGGCTCAGCAGGCAAAGGCTCCTTCAGCGCCATGATGGTTGGCAGCCCCGGCGGAACCTGCGGAATCGGTGGCTCCGGCGACTTCAGTTGCACCGGCCAGATCAAGTCGCTGGTAAGCACTCAGAATGGGGAGCGCACCGTCGAAACCTACTCCGTGCAGTCTGCCGAAAACTGGATGGAGGACTTCGGCTCCGGCTCACTGCATAGCGGATCGACCACCGTCACCATCGATCCCGCCTTCGCTGAAACGGTCAGCAGCACCGCCGACTACCGCATCTTCATTACTCCAAACGGCGACAGCAAAGGCCTCTTCGTCACCAACAAAACCGCAACCAGCTTCGAAGTTCGCGAGTCCAGCGGAGGCACCGCCTCCATCGCCTTCGACTATCGCATCGTTGCCAAACGCCGCGGCTTCGAAGCCCAGCGCCTGACCGATGTCACAGAGCGTTTCAAAGCTGAAACCAGCGCAGCCAAAGGCCCGCTCAAGTCCGCAAAGCTGCTCCCCGAACCAAAACCCTAAGCCGTTTTCAATGCATGCACAAAAATCTACGCGTGTTCATCATGCCTGTTCACAAACTCACTTTAGAATCACGCTATGTCGATTCTTAACGTCATACTTCTGGCCATTGTTCAGGGTCTCGCCGAACTATTGCCTGTCTCCAGCTCTGCCCATGTAGTCGTCGCAGAAAAACTCCTCCACCTCGACCCATCTGCTCCGGCCATGACGCTCCTGCTGGTCATGCTCCATACCGGAACCATGTTCGCCGTCATCGTCTATTTCTGGAAGTCCTGGCGCCGGACCTACTTCTCCTCCGTCGCTGCATTCAAGCGCTTCGCCTTCCTGCTCATCTGGGCCACACTGCTCACCGGCATCCTCGGTGAAGTCATCAAGAAGATCATCGAAAAGACCCTCTTCAAAGGGCAGCCCAAGGCCGAGCTTGAAAGCCTCTTCAGCCGCCTGGACCTCATCGCTCCCGCCCTCGCCGCCGCCGGAGTCATCATCCTGATCGCCGGTCTCTATGAGCGACGCCACCGCCTGCGCTCCGCCGTCTCCGGGGCAGTCTCCGGCGCAGCCGCCACGCTTTCCGGAGCAGACAGCAACCTCACCCTTCGCCAGTCCACCATCATGGGCCTCGTGCAGGGGCTCGCGCTGCCCTTCCGAGGCTTCTCCCGCTCCGGCACCACCATCTCCGCCGCCATGCTCGCGGACGCCCCCAGAGAGCGCGCCGAGCGTTTCAGCTTCGCGCTGGCCGTAGTTCTCACACCCGCAGTCGTAGGCGTGGAAGCCCTCCGCCTGCTCAAAGCAGCCCACGAAGCAAGTCTTGCCGGTTCGCCCATCGATCTTCACAGCTCCATCAGCGCCAGCCTCCTGGGCATGGTCTTTTCATTTCTCGCCGGACTAGCCGCCCTCAAGTGGCTCAGCGCATGGCTTGAGAGCGGCCGCTGGTACCTCTTCGGCATCTACTGCCTGCTGGCCTCCGCCGGAGTCTTCTACCTCTATAAAATCGGCTACTAGAGCGCGGATGAAACAAAAAAGGCAACGGCCAGCATCTGCTGGCCGTTGCCTTTTCACTTCCTATAGAGCCTTCGTTACGACTGCTTCTTCGCCTTGTTCTCTTCAAACTGCTTCATCGAGTGAATCACATGATCGCGCGCATACGACGCATCATGCCATCCCTTGATCTCTACGCGTTTGCCTTCCAGATCCTTGTAGATGGCAAAGAAATGCGTGATCTCCTTGATCATGTGCGGATAGACATCCGAGTAGTTCCACACATTGGAGTAGCGTGGATTGTTCTTGCCCACCGCCAGCACCTTCTCATCCAGCACGCCCTGATCCAGCATCTCCAGCAAGCCGATCGGCCGCACTTCATGCACGCAGCCCGAGAAGCTTCCTCCCGGCACCAGCACCAGCACGTCCAGCGGATCGCCATCATCGCTCAGCGTAGATGGAATAAATCCATAATCGCCGGGGTAATGAACCGGGGAGTGCAGGTTGCGATCCAGCTTGAAGACATGTAGCTCTTTGTCATACTCATACTTGTTCGTGCCGTCTTTTGGAATTTCGATAACAGCGCGAAAAACCTCTGGCGCTTTATCGCCAATCGGTAGTTCCAGGTAGTTGACCATCTCGTCTGTTTCTCCTGTCGTTCTAGGGGTTAGGGGGAATTTCTATAGCTTGGAGCAGGCCTGGTTCAACTCTGGACCAGTTCATAATCTGGGATCCCGACATTTTCTACTCCGGGACTACTATAATCACGGAAATGAAGGCCTATGTCTACGTCACGTTAAAGACCTCCGTCCTGGACCCCCAGGGACAAACCATCCAAAATGCACTGCGCAAGATGCAATTCACCGGCGTCGAGAGCGTCCGCCAGGGCAAATTCTTCACCCTGTCGCTCGCCCCAGGCCTCTCTGCAGAGGCAGCCCGCGCCGAAGTTGAGCGAGTGGCCAAACAAGTACTGACCAATCCCGTAATTGAGGACTACACTTACCGCATCGAGGAGTAATCCCCATGCCGGTAGCCGCCAGCTCCAAGCGCTTCGCATACGGAACGACAGGACGATGTTTAGCCGGTTGGTTTCTCGGCTATCTGATATCACTTGTATCCTCCATCGCGCTCTTTCTGCTGGCTAGAATTCCCCCGGAAGAACCGACCACAACCGGAGTCTTCACCCTCATAGCCCTCTACGGCATAGGTTTTGCCGTGCTGGCTGGCTGGGTAGGCGCCGGATTCTCCCGTGAGAATGCCAGCGGTATCGGTATCGCCATCGCGTTCACGATCCTGATCGTAGCGGTCTGGTCCTGGACGGCCACCCCGCTGCACGTGCATTGGTCGCAGTCGATCGCCATCCTGCTCATGGCTCCGTCAGCCTTCGCTGGCGGCTGGCTTCGCAGCGTCCGCTAAGCGCCAGCCCGCCAGGTGGTATTGGCATTTTTTTAATTCACTTTTGGTTAGCTTGTCATACCATGATCTGCTGAGTGGGTAACTGTATTTAATGTTCCCACGAAGGCTAGCTGGATATTGCTCGATCTACCCACACTCGTTGCCGGGCAAGTGATTCTTGCGGTAATTTTTGCTGGAGTCTTTTATGGCATACACCGCCTTTATCCCGAACTAAAGGGAATTCGCTATGTAGTGGGCGGTTTCATCGTCACCGCTGTAGCGCGCCGCTTTTTTATGGTGCATGTCGGGCATGCCCAGGGCATTGCTATCCTTCTCGCTCTTGCGGCATCTGCAATCATGTACACCGCAACGTTGCGGCATCTCGGCAGCTCCAGATCGTCTAAATTGGCCTGGTTCATCCTCGCCTTATTTGGCCTTGCAATTGTGCAGTATAAGGAGTTGCGGCCAGATCCGACGCTAAGTTTCGTCCTGGAAAGCGCTGCATTTCTATTCATCCGGGCCATATGGGCGAGAGAGCTGTTTCGCCACGCCGCAGGCCGAAGGCTGTTGCGGTCCTTCGCCTTATTCCTGGTCATCTATGCCGTTTATGCCACGAATATTCTTATTGTTCGCCTGCCTTACTTATCCGCTCCAGCCTCACGATACGTCGATCTGCAACCCCTTGAAGCCTTTCTTTTAATCGTGAATGTGGCCTTGTCCGCCATTGAAGATCTCTTTATGTTGCTCATGGTCGGAAGCTCAATAATCGAGCAGTTAAAGCAGCAATCGCTTACCGACCCAATGACAGGTCGACTCAATCGGCGCGGAATCGAACAGAAAATCGCCGAAGAAGTGGCACAATCGGCCCGCGGCAGCCACATTTGTTCGATCGCGATGATCGACCTCGATTACTTCAAATCCATCAACGACCAATTCGGCCATTCTGTTGGCGACGATGCTCTGCGCCATACTGCGGAGGTGATTCTTGCCGCCGTTCGTCCCTATGATTGTCTCGGCCGGGTTGGTGGCGATGAGTTCGTCTTGATTCTGCCGTCCACCGACGGAGCATGTGCCTTGAAGATTGCGGAGCGCGTCTGCGCCGCGATTCGCAACACGGATTCAGATGGCCGTTTCCATCTTTCCGTGAGCATTGGCGTAGCGCAATACGAGTTCACGGATACTGCCACATCGATTTTTGAAAGAGCGGATACAGCCCTCTATCAGGCCAAGGAAGCCGGGCGTGGATGCGCACGGTATCTACCCCTGTCTCTGGGCAATCCGCATCCCAATCCAATTCCAATCGCCTAGCCGTCCGTCTTTGAGCCCTGCAGCTCCCCAACTCGCATCCGGGCTCTACAATCCACCTATGTGTGGAATCGTCGGTTACGTTGGCCCGAAAGAAGTCGTCCCCGTCATCCTCGAAGGTCTGCGCCGCCTAGAATACCGCGGCTATGACTCTGCCGGCATCGCCGTCGGTACGCCCGGTCAGGAGAAGCTCGAAATCCGCCGCGCGCCCGGCAAGCTTCGTAATATCGAAGAAGTCCTGCGCCAGCACCCGCTCCACGGCACCTACGGCATCGGTCACACCCGCTGGGCCACCCACGGACGCCCCACCGAAGAGAACGCCCATCCCCACCGCGACTGCACCGGTCG of Acidicapsa ligni contains these proteins:
- a CDS encoding undecaprenyl-diphosphate phosphatase, producing MSILNVILLAIVQGLAELLPVSSSAHVVVAEKLLHLDPSAPAMTLLLVMLHTGTMFAVIVYFWKSWRRTYFSSVAAFKRFAFLLIWATLLTGILGEVIKKIIEKTLFKGQPKAELESLFSRLDLIAPALAAAGVIILIAGLYERRHRLRSAVSGAVSGAAATLSGADSNLTLRQSTIMGLVQGLALPFRGFSRSGTTISAAMLADAPRERAERFSFALAVVLTPAVVGVEALRLLKAAHEASLAGSPIDLHSSISASLLGMVFSFLAGLAALKWLSAWLESGRWYLFGIYCLLASAGVFYLYKIGY
- a CDS encoding inorganic diphosphatase; this encodes MVNYLELPIGDKAPEVFRAVIEIPKDGTNKYEYDKELHVFKLDRNLHSPVHYPGDYGFIPSTLSDDGDPLDVLVLVPGGSFSGCVHEVRPIGLLEMLDQGVLDEKVLAVGKNNPRYSNVWNYSDVYPHMIKEITHFFAIYKDLEGKRVEIKGWHDASYARDHVIHSMKQFEENKAKKQS
- the purS gene encoding phosphoribosylformylglycinamidine synthase subunit PurS; translated protein: MKAYVYVTLKTSVLDPQGQTIQNALRKMQFTGVESVRQGKFFTLSLAPGLSAEAARAEVERVAKQVLTNPVIEDYTYRIEE
- a CDS encoding GGDEF domain-containing protein — protein: MLDLPTLVAGQVILAVIFAGVFYGIHRLYPELKGIRYVVGGFIVTAVARRFFMVHVGHAQGIAILLALAASAIMYTATLRHLGSSRSSKLAWFILALFGLAIVQYKELRPDPTLSFVLESAAFLFIRAIWARELFRHAAGRRLLRSFALFLVIYAVYATNILIVRLPYLSAPASRYVDLQPLEAFLLIVNVALSAIEDLFMLLMVGSSIIEQLKQQSLTDPMTGRLNRRGIEQKIAEEVAQSARGSHICSIAMIDLDYFKSINDQFGHSVGDDALRHTAEVILAAVRPYDCLGRVGGDEFVLILPSTDGACALKIAERVCAAIRNTDSDGRFHLSVSIGVAQYEFTDTATSIFERADTALYQAKEAGRGCARYLPLSLGNPHPNPIPIA